A genomic segment from Colletotrichum higginsianum IMI 349063 chromosome 5, whole genome shotgun sequence encodes:
- a CDS encoding ML domain-containing protein, protein MRLATAVIAFLSAGLAPVGASVLVQRDQSVIVNNDLKVPGDSPLELCPKSHDDDIVKIESVDLSPNPPQAGKELVIKASGTVKQPIEKGAYVLLQVKYGLIRLISTKADLCEQIENVDLECPIEKGVLSITKSVELPAEIPSGKYSVFADVYTAEDVPITCLTAQVVFSRSNKKSFFSLDL, encoded by the exons ATGAGGCTTGCCACTGCTGTCATCGCCTTCCTCTCCGCTGGCCTCGCGCCGGTCGGCGCCAGTGTCCTGGTCCAGAGAGATCAGTCCGTTATCGTCAACAATGACCTCAAGGTCCCTGGCGACTCGCCTTTGGAGCTTTGCCCCAAGtcccacgacgacgacatcgtaAAGATCGAGAGCGTCGACCTCTCTCCGAATCCCCCTCAGGC TGGCAAGGAGCTTGTCATCAAGGCTTCGGGAACTGTAAAGCAGCCCATTGAGAAGGGCGCCTACGTCCTTCTGCAGGTCAAGTACGGTCTTATCCGTCTTATCAGCACCAAGGCGGACCTTTGCGAACAGATCGAgaacgtcgacctcgagtgCCCCATTGAGAAGGGTGTCCTGAGCATCACCAAGTCTGTCGAGCTTCCCGCCGAGATTCCTTCT GGCAAGTATTCTGTCTTTGCCGATGTCTACACCGCCGAGGACGTTCCCATCACCTGCTTGACGGCCCAGGTTGTCTTCTCCCGCAGCAACAAGAAGAGCTTCTTCAGCTTGGACCTTTAA
- a CDS encoding V-type proton ATPase subunit F — protein sequence MASQADMKDRQFLAVIGDEDSVTGLLLAGIGHVSTGADQEKNFLVVDNKTETSAIESAFESFTTRKDIGIVLINQHVSHGRERRKPISGYMLTCGQIADRIRHRVDTYTAAFPTVLEIPSKDHPYDPEKDSVLRRVRRLFGE from the exons ATGGCTTCGCAAGCAGACATGAAGGACCGCCAGTTCCTCGCCGTCATTGGCGACGAG GACTCCGTTaccggcctcctcctcgccggcattGGG CACGTCAGCACTGGTGCCGACCAGGAGAAGAACTTTCTAGTGGTGGACAACAAGACCGAAACCTCTGCGATCGAATCCGCCTTCGAGTCGTTCACGACGAGGAAGGATATCGGCATCGTCCTTATCAACCAGCACGTCAGTCACGGCCGCGAGAGAAGGAAACCTATATCGGGATACATGTTGACTTGTGGACAGATTGCCGACCGCATAAGACATCGTGTCGATACCTATACCGCTGCTTTCCCGACGGTTCTCGAGATTCCGAGCAAGGATCACCCGTACGACCCCGAGAAGGACAGCGTTCTCCGCAGAGTACGTCGGTTGTTTGGCGAGTAG
- a CDS encoding Glycosyltransferase family 4, which produces MSSSTSSAATDLTRTETLSLGSLSLAAVAVLLNAFQGDGEPLIASLALSVLAFALAYAMIRWLGPVFKRAGFRGRDLSKHHRPELPECMGAVCAAVYLLVVIVFIPFPFYKDIVAATSGGGNRDVVYQVEHVQQGRFLHRFPHSKLASYLSAIISLQTTALLGIGDDLFDIRWRHKWWIPGLASVPILVIYFVDFGVTSIVIPIPLQPYLGELFDLGVLYYIYMACIAMFCPQSINMLAGINGIEVSQCIVVSLLLVLNDCLYLFTPYPHPATDSHLFSLYLLLPWLGVSFALVLHNWYPAKVFVGDTYCYFSGMVFATVGILGHFSKTLGLLLVPQLFNFLYSTPQIFGLVPCPRHRLPRFVARTGLLEPSVTPWSPERQPHPFVARALHLLARLRLLKVTTDDKGRFVETSNFTLLNLWLVWRGPLREDRLAWEVTFLQLFVGLFGLFVRHRLALLIFKEDNWGMTTKRY; this is translated from the exons ATGTcgtcctccacctcctccgcgGCGACGGACCTCACCCGCACCGAGACCCTGAGCCTCggctccctctccctcgccgccgtcgcggtcCTCCTCAATGCCTTCCAGGGCGACGGTGAGCCCTTGATAGCGTCTCTGGCCCTGTCCGTCCTggccttcgccctcgcctaCGCCATGATCCGCTGGCTCGGCCCCGTCTTCAAGCGCGCCGGCTTCCGCGGCCGCGACCTCTCCAAGCACCACCGCCCCGAGCTGCCCGAGTGCATGGGCGCCGTCTGTGCCGCCGTCTACCTGCtggtcgtcatcgtcttcatccccttccccttctaCAAGGACATCGTTGCTGCCActagcggcggcgggaacaGGGACGTCGTCTACCAGGTCGAGCATGTCCAGCAGGGGCGCTTCCTGCATCGCTTCCCTCACAGCAAG CTCGCCTCGTACCTCTCGGCCATCATCTCCCTCCAAACcaccgccctcctcggcatcggcgacgACCTCTTCGACATCCGCTGGCGTCACAAGTGGTGGATCCCCGGCCTGGCCTCCGTCcccatcctcgtcatctacTTTGTCGACTTTGGCGTCACATCCATCGTCATCCCGATCCCGCTCCAGCCCTACCTCGGCGAgctcttcgacctcggcgtcctctATTACATCTACATGGCCTGCATCGCCATGTTCTGCCCCCAGTCCATCAACATGCTCGCCGGCATCAACGGCATCGAGGTCTCCCAGTGCATCGTCGTCtccctgctcctcgtcctcaacgACTGCCTCTACCTCTTCACCCCATACCCGCACCCGGCCACCGACTCCcacctcttctccctctACCTTCTCCTTCCCTGGCTCGGCGTctccttcgccctcgtcctccacAACTGGTATCCGGCTAAGGTCTTTGTCGGCGACACCTACTGTTACTTCTCTGGCATGGTCTTCGCCAccgtcggcatcctcggcCACTTCTCCAAGACCCTCGGTCTGCTCCTTGTCCCCCAGCTCTTCAACTTCCTCTACTCCACCCCGCAGatcttcggcctcgtcccctgcccccgccaccgcctgCCGCGCTTCGTCGCCCGcaccggcctcctcgagcccAGCGTCACCCCCTGGAGCCCCGAGCGCCAGCCGCACCCCTtcgtcgcccgcgccctGCACCTTCTCGCAAGGTTGCGCCTGCTCAAGGTCACCACCGATGACAAGGGTCGCTTCGTCGAGACGAGCAACTTCACCCTCCTCAACCTCTGGCTCGTTTGGCGCGGCCCTCTGCGGGAGGACCGTCTCGCCTGGGAGGTTACCTTTCTCCAGCTCTTCGTCGGCCTGttcggcctcttcgtccgccaccgcctcgccCTACTCATCTTTAAGGAGGACAACTGGGGCATGACGACCAAGAGATACTGA
- a CDS encoding PHD-finger domain-containing protein, translating into MTEKLQPLSTQTATPSQNLFAPSVTVSTHNVPRKVETVEEEEPYTIKCICNFSDDDGNTIYCDTCDTWQHIDCFYPDSREEALREDFAHSCADCKPRPLDRQKAIERTRRLKNGGTAEGAPDKKVKRPPSKSHKKKPKPTDLQLNGLATGQENAKHGSPSDHPHPTKKTKTSHRPSHSISSQNAKRSPSYGNNRPQPNGHPPSPATTPPDLPSDFQIHNYSDGFLSMTKEADVPITQINSFASLLVSNTLSVWLREPLRLRKDTGGELNDVFAKLPKDIDTQKRQLHVESKKLPLGSDTVLRWQYLATPAAIEKDVPLIELNGVIGFQKDYCDDPENLWEELSSPLPFVFFHPMLPLYIDTRKEGSLARFARRSCKPNAILDTYLSGQSEYHFWLVSDRHIAANEQITLPWEFRLPKKFQARMHHLLGVADDDTQAQNEVEMDEAEYQTLSGWIHRILSEHGGCACDLGANCAFARFHRQHQAKIQSRPAVKKKSRKPKTHTISPTSTGHATNSRAASEGHHDDVDNDARSVSERSKPPSRDRTPLRQGSLDRPGILTEPTDRDKRKVQMVEDSFRRMEQQQPPRKKKRASDGTGSKTKQRNSTSNASTGTSQYVDAGTSRSKSNSPSGDVSPTAQNPHKASASRNGSVATQSRRESSGPRPVYCDASVQTDPVEGEWYSEHVQTPKPRRRIISLSQRLLNNRHRLRCDEADRRKSLPSTMLQEPTPMDVDSPADHRPVTGSPTPSKESTNPGQITSPAASSVGDIIMADAPTRSPSTIKSPIQTDSATETLVNVVTGPSKIKSPELRVQLPPVPAFNGPVLGTPSATTPSSASTTAQSPFSAGSLCNPFAPSAVNGAAAHPSPVKKKLSLSDYTKSRMNKAKSIGGLKTSLSGTEESKPALDAIADSPAVDKGTDVLTPVTGNTANSITAATATNNSL; encoded by the coding sequence ATGACCGAAAAGCTACAGCCACTGTCGACGCAGACCGCGACTCCTAGTCAGAACCTCTTCGCCCCAAGCGTGACCGTCTCTACCCACAACGTTCCACGCAAGGTTGAGACGgtagaggaagaagagccgTACACAATCAAGTGTATCTGCAACTTctctgatgatgatggaaaCACGATCTACTGCGACACGTGCGACACATGGCAGCACATAGACTGCTTCTACCCAGACAGCCGAGAGGAGGCACTTCGCGAGGATTTCGCCCACTCGTGCGCCGACTGCAAGCCGCGTCCACTAGACCGACAAAAGGCCATTGAGCGCACCCGTCGGCTGAAGAACGGCGGCACCGCAGAAGGTGCCCCGGACAAGAAGGTCAAACGTCCGCCATCCAAGAGCCACAAAAAGAAGCCAAAACCCACCGACTTGCAGCTGAATGGTCTGGCCACGGGCCAGGAGAATGCGAAGCACGGAAGTCCGAGCGATCATCCTCACCCGAccaagaagacgaagacaTCCCACCGGCCTTCCCACTCGATAAGTTCACAAAATGCGAAGAGGAGCCCTTCGTACGGGAACAACCGCCCCCAACCCAACGGTCATCCTCCAAGCCCTGCCACGACGCCTCCGGATCTTCCGAGCGACTTTCAAATACACAACTACTCGGACGGTTTTCTCTCGATGACCAAGGAGGCAGACGTCCCTATCACGCAAATCAATTCGTTTGCTAGCCTATTGGTCTCAAACACTCTTTCCGTTTGGCTTCGCGAACCCCTTCGCTTGAGGAAAGACACAGGTGGAGAACTCAACGACGTTTTTGCTAAACTCCCCAAAGACATCGACACTCAGAAGCGTCAGCTGCACGTGGAGAGCAAGAAGCTTCCCCTTGGTTCCGATACCGTACTTCGGTGGCAGTATCTCGCAACCCCTGCTGCCATCGAGAAAGACGTGCCTTTGATTGAACTCAACGGCGTCATTGGCTTCCAGAAGGACTATTGCGACGACCCCGAAAACCTGTGGGAGGAGCTGTCCTCGCCGCTTCCGTTCGTGTTCTTCCATCCGATGCTGCCGTTGTACATCGACACCAGGAAAGAAGGATCGCTTGCCCGCTTCGCCCGAAGGAGCTGCAAGCCAAACGCCATTCTGGATACATATCTGTCGGGGCAGTCTGAATACCACTTTTGGCTAGTGAGTGATCGGCACATCGCTGCAAACGAGCAAATCACGCTTCCATGGGAATTCAGGTTGCCCAAGAAGTTCCAAGCCCGTATGCACCATCTCTTGGgggtcgccgacgacgacacacAAGCCCAGAATGAGGTTGAGATGGACGAGGCAGAGTATCAAACGCTCTCCGGCTGGATTCATCGGATACTATCCGAGCACGGCGGCTGTGCGTGCGATCTAGGTGCAAATTGCGCCTTTGCCCGCTTCCACAGACAACACCAGGCCAAAATACAGTCTCGTCCCGCCGTCAAAAAGAAGTCAAGGAAACCCAAAACCCACACGATTTCACCCACCAGTACCGGGCACGCCACCAACAGTCGCGCAGCCAGTGAAGGCCACCACGATGACGTCGACAACGATGCTCGGTCGGTATCGGAGCGCAGCAAGCCCCCCAGCCGTGACCGTACGCCCTTGCGTCAAGGCTCCCTTGACCGACCCGGCATCCTCACCGAACCTACTGACCGGGACAAGCGCAAAGTCCAGATGGTTGAAGACTCATTCAGACGCATGGAACAACAACAGCCCCCTCGCAAGAAAAAGCGCGCGTCCGACGGCACTGGGTCCAAGACGAAACAGAGGAACTCGACCAGCAATGCGTCCACAGGCACTTCGCAATACGTCGACGCCGGGACATCAAGGAGCAAGTCGAATTCTCCGTCCGGTGATGTTTCGCCGACAGCACAAAATCCTCATAAGGCATCGGCGTCTCGGAATGGTTCCGTTGCAACGCAGTCCAGACGGGAGTCCTCTGGACCTCGTCCTGTCTATTGCGACGCTTCTGTGCAGACTGACCCAGTTGAGGGTGAATGGTACAGCGAGCATGTCCAGACCCCTAAGCCACGTCGCCGGATTATATCCTTGTCTCAGCGATTGCTCAACAACCGGCATCGACTGCGATGCGACGAGGCTGACAGACGCAAGTCCCTTCCGTCGACCATGCTCCAGGAACCAACACCCATGGATGTAGACTCGCCTGCCGACCACAGACCTGTGACTGGTTCTCCGACACCGTCGAAAGAATCGACTAACCCCGGACAAATCACATCGCCTGCTGCCTCATCCGTGGGAGACATCATCATGGCAGACGCCCCAACGAGATCGCCAAGTACAATCAAGTCGCCTATACAGACCGATTCCGCCACGGAGACGTTGGTCAACGTTGTGACCGGCCCCTCGAAGATAAAGTCACCAGAACTCCGAGTACAGTTGCCGCCGGTTCCCGCTTTTAACGGTCCGGTGTTGGGAACACCCAGCGCGACAACGCCGTCTTCAGCCTCCACAACTGCGCAGTCCCCTTTCTCCGCCGGCAGTCTTTGCAACCCTTTTGCACCTTCGGCTGTCAATGGCGCAGCGGCGCATCCGAGCCCtgtgaagaagaagttgaGCCTCAGCGATTACACAAAAAGCAGAATGAACAAGGCGAAGAGTATTGGCGGATTGAAGACGTCGCTATCAGGGACCGAGGAGTCGAAGCCGGCGCTTGATGCCATTGCCGACTCACCGGCTGTCGATAAAGGCACAGATGTCTTGACACCCGTAACGGGCAACACGGCCAACTCGATCACCGCGGCCACAGCAACAAACAACTCCTTGTAA
- a CDS encoding major facilitator superfamily transporter: MGSEKDVEAEPPGAAVTTPATGAGAHGLRGGSSDQATTTIMMEKEPEHGQRHRFASADGLERVHETRMEKRNSFDVDDATDGDQPSLEDIAVERLQTARSHASARSRLSRVASLASRRREADGRLSVMAAHHDHPLSDLPAGLVGWDTPSDPAMPMNLPPRRKWLAIWFLAAITFMTPFASSILAPAVGPLNEDLGNDDMALGTLPVSIYLLGYAVGPLFLAPLSEMYGRRPVLNAANVFFCACLAGCALAPSLASLIAFRFLTGVGGSGCLAIGGGVIADLFPVAERGAAISLWMIGPLIGPTAAPIAGAYIAQDLGWRWSSWVSLIAAAPVTLIIALFNRETNPRVLIDRKVARLRAELGRPDLRSVYDHDDDCHRLPAGTPRPTSSQLLVRGLVRPLKMLFLSPILFSVSLYCAFAYGVLYLLFSTIPLVFASTYGFSVGTAGLVYIPLGLGYLIGMALFAALSDRTVVRMTKANGGVYEPEMRLPDCIYFAALLPVTFFWYGWTAEFETHWAAPVVSLLPFGVAILGIWQPIQAYVIDAYPSYAASGMAALTVFRSVVAAFLPMAGPPMYDALGLGWGNSVLGFVAVALIPVPTLIYRYGGRLRKWQKLEL; this comes from the exons ATGGGTTCCGAAAAGGATGTGGAGGCGGAGCCGCCGGGGGCGGCAGTGACGACAcccgccaccggcgccggcgcccacgGCCTCCGAGGCGGATCCTCGGACcaagcgacgacgacaataATGATGGAAAAGGAGCCTGAGCATGGACAGCGGCACCGCTTCGCCTCTGCAGATGGTCTGGAAAGGGTACACGAGACGCGTATGGAGAAGAGAAATAGTtttgacgtcgacgacgcgacGGACGGCGATCAGCCGTCCCTGGAG GACATCGCCGTAGAGCGCCTGCAGACGGCCCGATCCCACGCGAGCGCACGGAGCCGCCTCTCCCGGGTTGCGAGCCTTGCCTCCCGCCGCAGGGAAGCCGATGGCCGCCTATCCGTTATGGCCGCCCACCACGACCACCCTCTCAGCGACCtccccgccggcctcgtcggctgGGATACCCCTTCCGACCCGGCCATGCCCATGAACCTGCCCCCGCGTCGCAAGTGGCTCGCCATCTGgttcctcgccgccatcaccttCATGACGCCCTTCGCCTCCTCGATCCTCGCCCCGGCCGTCGGCCCTCTCAACGAGGAcctcggcaacgacgacatGGCGCTCGGCACCCTGCCCGTGAGCATCTACCTCCTCGGCTATGCCGTCGGCCCGCTCTTCCTCGCGCCCCTGTCCGAGATGtacggccgccgccccgtcctcaacgccgccaacgtcTTCTTCTGCGCCTGCCTCGCCGGCTGCGCCCTTGCGCCCTCGCTCGCCTCCCTCATTGCCTTCCGCTTCCTCACGGGTGTCGGCGGCTCCGGCTGCCTCGcaatcggcggcggcgtcatcgccgacctGTTCCCCGTCGCCGAGCGCGGTGCCGCCATCTCGCTCTGGATGATCGGGCCCCTGATCGGCCCCACGGCCGCccccatcgccggcgcctaCATCGCTCAGGACCTCGGCTGGCGCTGGTCCTCGTGGGTctccctcatcgccgccgcccccgtgaccctcatcatcgccctctTCAACCGCGAGACCAACCCGCGCGTCCTCATCGACCGGAAGGTCGCCCGGCTCCGCGCCGAGCTCGGCCGCCCTGACCTCCGCAGCGTATACGACCATGACGACGACTGCCATCGCCTCCCGGCGGGCACGCCCCGGCCCACGTCCTCCCAGCTCCTTgtccgcggcctcgtccgcccgCTCAAGATGCTCTTCCTCTCGCCTATCCTCTTCAGCGTGAGCCTCTACTGCGCCTTCGCCTACGGCGTCCTCTATCTCCTCTTCAGCACCATCCCCCTCGTGTTCGCTTCCACCTACGGCTTCTCCGTCGGCACCGCGGGGCTCGTCTATATCCCCTTGGGACTCGGCTACCTTATCGGCATGGCCTTgttcgccgccctctccgaCCGCACCGTCGTCCGCATGACGaaggccaacggcggcgtctACGAGCCCGAGATGCGCCTGCCCGACTGCATCTACTTCGCCGCCCTGCTGCCTGTCACCTTCTTCTGGTACGGCTGGACCGCCGAGTTTGAGACCCACTGGGCCGCACCCGTCGTCAGCCTACTGCCGTTCGGCGTCGCCATACTGGGCATCTGGCAGCCCATACAGGCCTATGTCATCGACGCGTACCCGTCCTACGCCGCCTCGGGCATGGCCGCCCTTACCGTCTTCCGCAGCGTCGTCGCGGCGTTTCTGCCGATGGCGGGGCCGCCCATGTACGACGCCCTGGGGCTTGGTTGGGGGAACAGCGTTCTGGGCTTCGTTGCCGTTGCCCTCATACCTGTGCCAACGCTGATTTATCGCTATGGAGGGCGGTTGCGCAAGTGGCAGAAGCTGGAGCTTTGA